The genomic window TAAAGCAATCGATAAACACATTCGAATGATGATACATCAAGCTTGTGGATGGCAACACAATCCGAAACTCAATGAATGGATATGCGAGGACGTTGATGCATTGATGTTGTTCATGGAGTGGCAAGAAACGTTAGCCAAAAACGGATGGAATGATATCTATGAAGATTATCGACAATTTGAAAATGATGAATCAAATGTGATGAAACAAAAAATATATGAACGTGCTATTTTATACGCTAATCAAAATAAGTGATTTGAAGACGTTTTAAGACGTTTTAGAGGACGGGTGATAAATATATCAAACTTGTAAAAAGAACGCTTGTACGGTGCTTGTTTTAAGCGAAAATGAGGAGGTAAATAGATTGGTATGACTAAATATGAAAAATTAGAAGTTGGACAACGAATTTGGATTGAATCAATTTGGTACTTCTACACAAATCGTGACCGTTCAATAAGTGAATACGAAATTGTTGAGGCAAATCGTAATAGTGCTTATGCAGTTAGAGTTAATAACCTAGATAAAGACAAACCTTATCGTGATCGTATAGACCAAAGAACGCGCAAAATAAAAGGCTCGGGTTCATTCGGTGTTGGTGAAGTCTTTCGGGAGAGTAAAGAGGTATTTGAAGCCGATGTCAAGCGTGTAAATGATACAGAGATTGCTAGAGAAAAAGCGATAAAAAAGGTGAATAAGATGTCACTAGAACAACTCGAAGAATTGCTAGGTGATGTTCAATGATTCACTACGCTTACACCAATACTGAAATAGATAAAATCATAAAAACACTCACAATCGTAATAGACACTCGTGAGAAATCGAATGAGCATATCAGAGAATATTTCGTAGCACGGGATATACCTTTTCGAATTAAAAAATTAGATGTTGGTGATTACGGATGTCTTATTCCTAAAAACGATGAATTAGGAATACCAAGAGATATTTATCTCAATAGTTTCGTTGAACGCAAAAACGGAGTAGATGAGATTACTGGCAACTTACAAAAAGATACACAGCATGCATTTGAAAATGAATTGATTCGTAGTCAAGGAAGTCGATTTGTGCTTTTTGTTGAAGAATTAGATTTTGATGAAAAAATAGTTGCTGGTGATTACCGTAGCGCATATGATCCTAAAGCATTGAAAGGTCGATTGGAATCATTTAAAGCTAAGTACAATTTTGAAATTGTTCCAATGTCCAAAAAAATGATTGGTCACAATATTTACAACAGATTCAAACAGCATATGAAATTAGCTTTGAAGAAAGGTGCTTTCTAATCATCGTGAACATGCGCAATGGGATTCCTATTGTTCAGTCGGTGAAAAGTAAAAAACAACTACAGAGAAGATTGTGGAAGGCCATTCCCAATCCATTTACAAAGTATATCGAGATGTTTATGACGGTCGATGGATGCGAAGTGAGTATTTCCATACCTTACGATTTTGAATATGTTCAGCAGTATATAAATGAGGGTTGGATTGAGAGAGGAGTGTGGGATGTAGATGAACGCAAAAATGCTTGAGAAACGTAGGGAGATTATTAAGAAAATCGATGCTCTTTCATCAAAATGTAATTGTCACACAGCCATTGAATTTAATAGCTGTCCGAATTGTAAAGAGATTACTAAATACGGTCAATTATTACTCAAACTAGTTAATAAACGAAAGTCTAACAATATCGTTGAATTAGATGATTTCATTCCAGTTAAAAACTCAAAGGTTCAATTAACAAAACAAAAATATCTTAAATTAAAAAGTGCTGATAAAACAGATAAGGAAATTGCTGAAATATGTGGTGTATCTCCAGGAACAATTAAAAATTGGAAAATAGCAAATAACATTGTAACCGAACGTGTTATAAGAAGGAGTTATAAAAAGAAATGTCAATAGAAGAACAAATCTTAGCAAATCCAGTATTACGAGATATGCAAAACTTACTAGAATTACAGACTGCAAAAGGACTTGCAAAGTATGGAACAACAGTCAATCCAATGGATTACACAACTATTCAATGGATTGAACATGCTAGACAAGAGTTAATGGACGAACTTGTTTATTTGACAGTTTTAAAACAGAAAATGGAGGAAATGCAGAATGAGAGAGATTAAGTTTCGTGCATGGTATCCTTTGAAAAATAAAATGATTTACTTAGAGGAATGTAGAGCAGATAAATGGTTTTGGTTCTTTAATGATGTAACGCTAAAACGTATGGAATACACAGGCCTTAAAGATATGAATGGTCGTTAAATTTATGAAGGTGATTTATACAAGTACACACTTTCTCATGATATGTACGACCCTGAATCATCTGGTCACACATCTTTTGAAGTAGAACATATAAAAGCAGTTACTTTCGAAAATGGTGCATTTTATCATGGTGCGGATTTACTTTCAGATGTAGTTGAGTATGATGACACTTTGAAGTATGTAGGTAACATCTACGAAAATCCTGAACTACTGGAGGAATTACAAAATGGAACTAAATAAATTTCAAGAGTTATCAAAGCGAACAATGCCGTTTAAAGGTGAACCGAAAAACCCTATTGAGTATGAAAATGGCTTAACGAATTACGCCATGGGATTGATTGGTGAATGCACCGAGGTATTAAGTGCTGCTAATGATCGTGAATCGATTCTGAAAGAAATAGGTGATGTTTCACATTACGCTTTTGGGATATTAACGTATCTGGGTGAGACATACGAGCCACTAGCTAACTATTTTGTGGAAGGCACAAAGGAAAAGTTGATTGAAAAAATCTTAATTTTATCAGGCGACATTTCAGAACAAGTTAAGAAATTCATATTCCATCGTCATGAATTAAATTCGAGTAAAGTCAAAATAGCATTAAAAATGTTAATCGAAAATTTGGTTGTTCTTGCTGAGAAATACGATTATTCACTTGAAACTATTTGCGAAATGAACATCGATAAATTGAAAATGCGTTATCCGGAATCATTTAACACAGAAGATAGTAAAAAGCGTGTAGATACGGTGCAGTAGAAAGAAAATGCGAAGTAGGAAGGTGAATCTTTTGAGCAATACAACAACTGAATTGAACGTAAACCGTCAAGACAATATCGGAAAAGTCATTTTGCGCTTTGCTAATCGCATCGATGATAAATTAGAAATCAAAGTCCGGATAGAAGGACATATTTATCAAGAAGCAAATCTCCGTATTGAGTGGCAAGATCTAAAAGATGCTGGAGCAATTAAAACTAAAGGTGCTTTTAGTAAAGCAGAAAGGTGGATGAATAATAACAAAGACTTTGTATTGAAGTTAATCGATACCCAGTATCCAACTTTTTGGGAAGTCTTTTACTAACTATTTGAAACAAATTGTTCAGTACTCTTTTGAAAAAGGTTACCGAAATCAATTGTATTTTCTGTTCTAGGTGATATAATTTGATTAAGGTAACTTCAATCAAAAGGGGACGTATTACATGAATGAATTATTAAAAATGACAAAACCAAAACTGAAAGAGTTGTACATTCAAAAGTTAAAAGAAATAGAGTCATTATTAGGCTTGTTAGAAGAGCAAAGTATTCCAGTAACAACTGAACTCATCATTAACTCAAATTACTTAGAAAGTCGTTCTTACAAAGATCCAGATGAGTTTGGTCATAAGGTAATGAAAAAAGAGAACTACGCATTAGATATTGAAAAATTTCAGTCTCTTATAGATGCACTTGAAAAATTAAAGCAAGAATATGAAATAGGTAACCAAAATCAAAATGGTGATAAGGATTTAGAAAAAAGTAACTTAATTCAAACCGAGAATGAAAAGAGTAACCTAAATCAACGTGGTGGCAAAAGAAAAGGTGCTGGACGAAAAGCGTTCGGGATAACTAAAAAGGTATCATTGACACTTTCAGAAGAAACTTGGAGCGAAATAGGTGTTTTAATTGGTAATGGTTCAAATCAATCGGAGGTTTTAAGAAGCCTTATAGAAAAAGGATTGAAAAGTTAGTACTGCACATTTTGAGTAAATAAACAAACAAGGTAGGTGCTGCACATGCAAAAAATGAAAGTAATTTTATTAGGACACACGCAATTAGTGGATAAAATAACTAGTAATTTATTCATGAAAGGATTAGAAGAGTGTTGCTGGGAAGATGACCCGACAAGTGGACAAGTAATTGCACTAGCAGCTATACGACAATGCTACTCACATAAAACGGCATTAGAAGTATTAGAAACGGAATCAGAAAAATATTTCGGTGATAAAGGCCAAGAAGGAAAACGATTATTTAATCACATCGTTAAAAGTGGACACACATCCACTATGGAGCATATCAACTTTACATTTACTGTGGAAGGCGTATCACGTGCATTACTCGCTCAATTAACAAGACATCGCCAACTATCATTTAGCGTTCAATCACAAAGATATAACAAGCTTAGTAGTGACAGTCGTAGTGGTGGGTTTGATTATGTTGTGCCTGAAATTTTGGACTATAAACACGAAAGATTTAAAAATTATGACGAAGAAAAATATACAAAAGAGTGGAATAAGACTGTTGAAGCCAACGAAATATTCGAAGGTTTGATGCATGAAATCCAGTGTGCGTATGACGAATTAATAGCATTAGGCATTCCACAAGAAGATGCACGAGCAGTATTACCAAACGCAACAACTTGTAATTTAGTCACAAGCGGAAACTTGCGGTCATGGTTAGAATTTTACAACAAGCGTAAAAATGGCAATGGTGCACAACATGAAATCGCGGAATTTGCCGAGCTCATTAAAAACGAAATTATAAATGTTGAACCTTGGACGAATGACTATTTCGGATTGTAAGTAGTTATAAAACCATATCTTCAACTGTGGAGGGTATATGAGCAAACTATCAAGAAATGATATACAAAAACTTGAAGATTATTGGATTAATCTTAATGAATATAAAAAACTATTACAGTTTCGTGAATGGGAGTTACTTAATCCTCATAAAGAAACAGATACAAACATTGGCGGTGGTCGTAGTAATAACACATCTGATACAACAGGGCGAAAAGCTATGATTCTTGCAGAAGATACACTGTATCAAAATTTAAGTCGTATTGTTTCAACCATTGAGAATATGTACGAGAAATTAGATCATGACCAGAAAACAATTGTTGATATGCGCTATCGGGATAAATTAGAGTGTTACGAGTGGCAGCATATCGGTGATGCATTATATATGTCAGTACAGCGAGTATTACGTAAACGGAATGCGTTGATTGATGAAACAGCTAGAAGATTGGGGTGGGTATGATGCACATAATACAAGCAATAGAACAAATGCAAGCCATGCTACGAGATGTTTCTCCGTTGCTATGGGAATATAAACAAAACTTGAAGAAGCAAGGTTTCACAGAGCAACAATCTTATGATTTAGTGAGAGATTATCAAAAGATAATGTTCACACAAAACAACAAATAAAAACGTAATTGTGGCATATAGCGAATTACGCTATAAACCATGTTAAATTGATATTGTGATAATTTTCAAAAGCGCACGGAAATGCGCTAATAAAACAATGCATTGCATAATAGCACGTTGCTTGTACGTGCACTTTAAAAACAAGTGTGAAAGGTCGTATCTAACAAGGTGCGGCTTTTTATTATGCCTTGAGATGTCTGGTGCATGTTGAACCAGATATGTAAATATAAATTGTGGAGGGCGAATAAATGGCAAACGAAATCGTAATCAAAATGAGTTCGGCTAATGAACCACCAAAGATAACACTTAATGGCAAGAAGATAAAAGGAATCATAGGTCTTGAATATAACTACGCAACATCTAATGCAGAATCGAATGGGCAACATAACTTCGTAGTTCGATATATCGATGAGGATACATCAACTATTCGTGCAGCTATAGTTCACAAAACGTTGGAGGGATGAACAATGGATAAATCAAATGTAACTATCAAACCCGATAGACCAGTAACATCTAAGAAATACTTAGCTAATTGTTGTATGAAAAATCCTAACCATCAAATGTTTAAGGTTACTGATGGCGCTCGTTGTGTTGAATGTAATGGCTTAGTGAATGTTAAGGAAGTTACGATGGATGAACATTACTCACTTCCAACTTATACAGAATTACACAAAAGCCGAAATGAAAAGCCAAGTAAATCATTATCCATTTCAGTTGATATGAACACAGACAAGATGCAATTAAAGTTAAGAGCGATTGAAAAACATGTAGGAGCATTAGCCGATGAGTTAGATGCTATTGATAATACAGAACCTTGTGATAGGTGTGGTTGTATTAAAACAGAAACACATACATTGTACTCTTCTAAAACTACTTACGAAACTATGCGCTGTTCAGAGTGTGGATTAAAGATAAGTGAAGAAGAGTTTCCTAATCGATTAGAAGGCAGCGACTAACATCATGC from Lysinibacillus sp. G4S2 includes these protein-coding regions:
- a CDS encoding ERCC4 domain-containing protein; protein product: MIHYAYTNTEIDKIIKTLTIVIDTREKSNEHIREYFVARDIPFRIKKLDVGDYGCLIPKNDELGIPRDIYLNSFVERKNGVDEITGNLQKDTQHAFENELIRSQGSRFVLFVEELDFDEKIVAGDYRSAYDPKALKGRLESFKAKYNFEIVPMSKKMIGHNIYNRFKQHMKLALKKGAF
- a CDS encoding YopX family protein; this translates as MYEGDLYKYTLSHDMYDPESSGHTSFEVEHIKAVTFENGAFYHGADLLSDVVEYDDTLKYVGNIYENPELLEELQNGTK
- a CDS encoding CopG family transcriptional regulator, which produces MNELLKMTKPKLKELYIQKLKEIESLLGLLEEQSIPVTTELIINSNYLESRSYKDPDEFGHKVMKKENYALDIEKFQSLIDALEKLKQEYEIGNQNQNGDKDLEKSNLIQTENEKSNLNQRGGKRKGAGRKAFGITKKVSLTLSEETWSEIGVLIGNGSNQSEVLRSLIEKGLKS
- the thyX gene encoding FAD-dependent thymidylate synthase, whose translation is MQKMKVILLGHTQLVDKITSNLFMKGLEECCWEDDPTSGQVIALAAIRQCYSHKTALEVLETESEKYFGDKGQEGKRLFNHIVKSGHTSTMEHINFTFTVEGVSRALLAQLTRHRQLSFSVQSQRYNKLSSDSRSGGFDYVVPEILDYKHERFKNYDEEKYTKEWNKTVEANEIFEGLMHEIQCAYDELIALGIPQEDARAVLPNATTCNLVTSGNLRSWLEFYNKRKNGNGAQHEIAEFAELIKNEIINVEPWTNDYFGL
- a CDS encoding transcriptional regulator; protein product: MSKLSRNDIQKLEDYWINLNEYKKLLQFREWELLNPHKETDTNIGGGRSNNTSDTTGRKAMILAEDTLYQNLSRIVSTIENMYEKLDHDQKTIVDMRYRDKLECYEWQHIGDALYMSVQRVLRKRNALIDETARRLGWV